GTGCATTTGCAAGACAACATGGCATTATATCTAACCAATATGGCTAGTGTTTTTGcaagactacatggcattatATCTAACCAATATGGCTAGTGTTTTTGcaagactacatggcattatATCTAACCAATATGGCTAGTGTTTTTGcaagactacatggcattatgtcttaCCAACATGGCTAGTGCATTTGCAAgacaacatggcattatgtcttaACCAACATGGGTGGTGCATTTGCTAAACAATATGGCATTATATGTTACCAATATGGCTGGTGGCATTGCAAGACCACGTGACATTATGCCAAACCATTTGCAAtactacatggcattatgtctagcCAACATgtctggtgcatttgcaagaccacatgacattatgtcaGTGCCATATGATTGAAACTCTTCTATGCTTGACAATTATGCAGCATGTTTTTTGCAAATGTGACATTGCCTTTACGTATCAAATaaatatggcaagttatttcaaattgccttagaacataaaaaatatgaccCGTATTTCccaacctacactcttatgtccttatatgcagttttccattgtgaacaaacattaagtgtgaccttagAGGTAGTCACACATGATTGTCTCGACACGTTATGTCAACTtgatatgtcgaacacatgtggcaatttatttcaaaatctgtccatacaataGAGTTACAGCCAGGACATGACCAActttactctatgtcctaaTATGCAACATACCATAGTATTTAAACactcattgtgaccttgaccttttaggaagggacacaggtcttgcctgtgacacgtcgtcttcgtatgtcaaacacatctggcaagttatttcaaaatctgtcaatacatgagaaagttacagccaggacacaaccacctatactctatgtgcTTATAAGCAGCACTCCATAATATTCAAACACTATtaaagtgtgacattgaccttaaaggtcttgtacgcgacacattgtctttctatgccgaacacatgtggttatttaaaatctgtccatacaagagaagttacagccaggacacaAGAAGTTGAGCAGGACTCACGCACAGatggacggtgcgattttaatatgcccaccttcgggggaataaaaatattaattttgctAAGGTGCACACACTATAAACCATGTAAAGCATGTAAGCATTACTTTTGAGTTGCTATTTAAAATAcgtttagtttttttatttatttattgttatcattttgttttacaagtagagagggggatattgtttaaaaaaatataaatgtttagcTCTAATATGAAacttatgttactattttatatacatatgccCTAACAGAGCTACATGCAGACTCTACAAACCTTGTGATCTGCCTGTTTCATTGTTCCTCTGAGCCTCTGCAAGATTTTCCTGGCAAAATAAAACGCCAGTGAAGTTATTATTGACTGTTTGCCTTTTAAATACTTAACTTAAGGATAGATGAATAGCAAAGAATTATCAGTCTCAAGGGATAGGTAGCAGGTTAACAGTAGTTTTCTCAGCATTGGTTTGGCAATAAGCCACAAACTTTAGAATAAGTAAACAACTAATATGGATAGAAAATATGATTGTGGGAGGACAGCTTATTCATAATAGTACTAGAGATTACAATATCAGTGCTTCAAGGACATTTGATCAGCAAGGACAAGCTTGAATATATGGAAGTACAGTATGATGTTACCTTCCTGACAAGAAcgtcatttaatttaattgttttcaattattttgagAGCAGAATGGAAAATagcaatacttttattttaaattcaaggAATGAATTAGAAAGCATATAAAGATTATTGAAATAACATCagtttaattatgttaaacCCTTCGGCAATAACGATTGCTCACCCTTTAAGTCTTGAGGAGCATTTTCCTAACATCTGCATCAGGAAGAGACAGTTAGGAGAATGTTTGGTAAGTATTCCTAGTATTTCCTACTCACCCTGTATGTGTTGAGAAGCTGTTTTCCTAACAACTGCGCCAGGAACAGACTGTCAGGAGAATGTTAGATTAGTATTCCTACTCACCCTGTATGTGTTGAGAAGATGTCCTCCTAACAACTTCCTCAGGAGCAGAATCTTAGGATAATGTTAGAACAGTATTCCTACTCACCCTGTATGTGTTAAGAAGCTGTTCTCCTTACAACTGCATCAGGAACAGACGGTTAGGAGAGTGATGGATAAGTCTTTCTACTCACCCTGTAAGTATTGAAAAGTTGTTCTCCTAACAACTGCATCAGGAATTGACAGTTAGGAGAATGTGTGATAAGTCTTCCTACTCACCCTGTATGTGTTGAGAAGCTGCTCTAACAAGTGCCTCAGGAATAGACAGCTAGGAAAATGTGTGATAAGTCTTCCTACTCACCCTGTATGTGTTGAGGAGTTCTTCTCCTAACAACTCCCTCAGCAATACACAGTTATGAGAATATTGGATAAGTCTTCCTACACACTCTGTATGTGTTCAGAAGCTGTTCTCCTAACAACTCCCTCAGGATCAGACAGTTAGGAGAATGTATGATAAGTCTTCCTACTCACCCTGTATGTGTTGAGAAGCTGTTTTCCTAACAACTCCCTCGGGATCAGACAGTTAGGAGAATGTATGATAAGTCTTCCTACTCACCCTGTTTGTGTTCAGAAGCTGTTCTCCTAACAACTCCCTCGGGATCAGACAGTTAGGAGAATGTATGATAAGTCTTCCTACTCACCCTATATGTGTTAAGAAGCTGTTCTCCTAACTGCCTCAGGAACAGACAGTTAGGAGAATGTCTGATGTGTTCAAACAATGGTTCGTCCCCATCACTCCAGTCCATTAGACCAATACCACAATGGTAGCATCGAACAAGGTCTTGTTGACCTGAAAACACAGATTATAGATagtttcattcatttaataGTATGGATCATATcccgatatatatataaaaaaacaacatcaatatatataaaaatatcaagaaaaggaccatttttacttaaaaacattaaaataaagtgACTCCCACCTAAGTCATTGCATAAGTGCTTAGTTAAACGATTTAAgaaacttttaattaaaatcagaATAAAACAGATTTGTTAAGGTATCACATCCTTACTCAATTCGGTAAATTATAAAGAGAAGAGATAATTGGTAACAATTTTGATCAATCATGTATTACAAATCTCAACCTCACCTGTATAAAAGAGTCCGTACACGACCATACGTGCCGGTGCCTGATGGGCTGTTGCAGGCCAGTGAGTAAATGACCTTTGTCTTGGCATCTGGTCCTGGCACTGGGGGTGCCTTGGGGTTGTTCTGCCCCCTCCTGCTGTGCCGTACTGGCTCTGCCCCTGGACCCTGTCCAGAAGGTCCCTCTCCTGGGCGTACGGAAGATTGAGTGTGGGGGTTACAGTGAGTGGGGTATTTGTGGCGATTGCAAAGTCCCTGTCGGAAAACACAGGCCGTGTTGAGGTGACTACGTCATAGTTTCTCGATTCCCTGTCCTGTATTTCTGACCCCTCTGTGCACTGTATGGGATATCTAGGCTGTTCCTCAGCCTGCTGTTGTGCTTCTTGCTGTTGATGCCTGGGGGGTGTTCTGCACCCTCCTGCTGTACCAGGCTGTTCCTCAGCTTGCTGTTCTTGTTGCTGTTCTTGCGCCTGTTGTTGCAACTGTGCTCTTGAGAAAAAGCCTGTGTTATACAAAGGACAAACAATGATGTATGTAAAATGAATGCTTTTCTCTGGAAAATCCATAATTTCCCGCAATAGTTGCTGTTGTTCATAAGAAgatgaaatatttgcatttcgTCTTGTCTTTTCCATAACTGACAAAGGTAAAAGTTTCATCAAAGTATCTTTTGCTCTTCCTGCTTTTGAAAGAGGATGATTGTTGCCCTTAGCTTTAGTGTGCTGGGTTGCCGTCTCATTAATATGCACAATACACTGATCCTGTTCAGCATTCTGCCCATGTACATCATTTATAAGTCTACTGCTACGTGTGTCTTTCCTCTTTATTGCTCCACAAGTTTTCTCTTCCTTCTCACTGGTTTTCCGTTCATCTTTAACTGCATCTCTTGTAAGTTTACTTACAAGTGGACCGGTATCTGCATCAAATTCTTTGTTCTGTGGTTTGACTAGACTACAATCAACATCAGAACTTATTTTATCGATAGACCTTTCTAGTCTCTCTACACGCCTAgtaacaacatttatttccactgataataaaactgttattctaaatgaagtattttgtaAGCTGCCACTGAACTGCTCTTGCTTTCTGCTCATTGAAAAGTCACCAGACAACTGGTTTACAACCGAGGCTTGCTCTCTTGATTCAGGCACCAAACAAAGGGATGAAAGTGGAACAACATTTGAAGTATTTTCGTTTTGTTGTAGGTCTTGGTGAGGACACTCTGACAGAGGATCAACACTTTTGTGGGTTCTTTTGACCAAGTCAGAATATTTCAACCTTACTTGAGCTCTGTCAGTACAGAAAAGATTACGTAATAGTTTGCTGCCATCCAtgctgttttcattttcattattaaagaATGTGGTATGTTCCTGATCAGTCATTACAAAAAAGATTTTAAGGCGAGATGCATCTTCAACACATAAATGTGCATACTTTTCTTGAAATCTTTGTAAAGAGAGTTTTCCAGGGTTTGGAAGAATGTGAATTGTATTTGAATTTCCATCAGCATAAGCCAATGATGGTGGTGCTTTAAACAAACTTGTGACCTGAACGACATCCTCTAAAAAGTTATCTTTACCAATCAAATCTTCGATGAAACATTCCATGTTCATGTCTGTGGTAGAAGACTTCTTCAGATGCACATCTGTACAGTTGCAAGAATCACagtcaatgacattttttatcCTCAAGCGACCCGAGTTTTGATTCAGTTCTGGAATTAAACAATTTGGTTATAATCACATCCTTGAAATTTACACTCTAAATGAGGATCTAAGGGTGACCCATAAAAGGTCACCTACTGACAACTGTTCTGTCAACAAACTATTTTGGAAGACTTGCAAgctaaaacaagagggccaaaatGGCTCAATATCATTCACCTGATTGTACAAAGGGTCCGAAAGTTATGAACCGAACAACAGACTAGATGCTGCCCGCCAAAAAGTTTGATTTATAAACCTTGTCACAAAAGGGCACATCAttgtaaaacaatcaaataatatatattcaaacttcAGTCAAAAGAAATCTTATACTTACACAAGGCCTTTAGGGTAAGACATAAGGGATACAGTTACTCATGCTTTGCTTTAGACAATGAATTCTCAGCAATGACGGGCCAAGAGGCGGGACTTGAATGAGGTGAATCAATTCACCGAAGTGATTGATTACTTAGTAACCCCGTCCCCATTCATGGTAGTCATTTGCAGGAAACATGCTGTGAAATATGCCAACTTGGAACAAGCATGTGAGTACAAAGCAGCACACAAATGCTTTTGTGGTcgtatc
The DNA window shown above is from Mya arenaria isolate MELC-2E11 chromosome 6, ASM2691426v1 and carries:
- the LOC128237759 gene encoding uncharacterized protein LOC128237759, whose product is MNMECFIEDLIGKDNFLEDVVQVTSLFKAPPSLAYADGNSNTIHILPNPGKLSLQRFQEKYAHLCVEDASRLKIFFVMTDQEHTTFFNNENENSMDGSKLLRNLFCTDRAQVRLKYSDLVKRTHKSVDPLSECPHQDLQQNENTSNVVPLSSLCLVPESREQASVVNQLSGDFSMSRKQEQFSGSLQNTSFRITVLLSVEINVVTRRVERLERSIDKISSDVDCSLVKPQNKEFDADTGPLVSKLTRDAVKDERKTSEKEEKTCGAIKRKDTRSSRLINDVHGQNAEQDQCIVHINETATQHTKAKGNNHPLSKAGRAKDTLMKLLPLSVMEKTRRNANISSSYEQQQLLREIMDFPEKSIHFTYIIVCPLYNTGFFSRAQLQQQAQEQQQEQQAEEQPGTAGGCRTPPRHQQQEAQQQAEEQPRYPIQCTEGSEIQDRESRNYDVVTSTRPVFSDRDFAIATNTPLTVTPTLNLPYAQERDLLDRVQGQSQYGTAGGGRTTPRHPQCQDQMPRQRSFTHWPATAHQAPARMVVYGLFYTGQQDLVRCYHCGIGLMDWSDGDEPLFEHIRHSPNCLFLRQLGEQLLNTYRILLLRKLLGGHLLNTYRENLAEAQRNNETGRSQGSEPHPAQQLTRRVAHTGMTTLAQRLGTFNEWPQSTGQQPEALANAGLFFTGINDMVQVAARQAQLEEEMVKSCLKTYVEAGNEAGRVTSYKVWKKESIRGLPDPDFQNTDTLIEDITNVYDDRNTDGHFDDRNTDGHYDDRNTDRHYDDRNTDGHFNDRNTDRHYDDRNTDGHYDDRNTDGHYDDRNNDGLYAERNTDGHYDDRNYNDRFPNCSIVREMLQAAAQQEQLEEEESVVVPGQANLDMQNTDPIERDAAKAVLEMGYSRAAVRLAIHEFNGRNPSQRTLRFTADELVKILAGRQERGEPIPDDDTDPEEQGAFGGAAMNLPESDPIEENKRLKGILNCFQCKENNCNILLLPCTHHCLCEPCAENITNCPVCGRKVEERVRTRDSGAEDLTQSASANLRRSKRTLTARRLEESFGNSDDSDHDLDSTAGYGNPVAPKRPRKDDGRSMRAQLQAKDDAIQLLEIKYDATIRELENF